A genomic region of Vitreoscilla filiformis contains the following coding sequences:
- the panC gene encoding pantoate--beta-alanine ligase, which produces MRVIHTLAELRAALADQPRPVFVPTMGNLHAGHLSLVREARRHGGPVVVSIFVNRLQFLPHEDFDQYPRTLERDCALLEPEGCDIVFAPSERELYPQPQSYKVAPPPALADLLEGHFRPGFFTGVCTVVMKLFQCVQPSVAVFGQKDYQQLQVIQGMVEQFAMPIRVVGAPTVRAEDGLALSSRNGYLGAQEREEAIALSTALRELAHGARDVTQSLAELEAAADQALRSRGWAPDYLTLRRRSDLLPPTDAQRVAGEPLVALGAARLGATRLIDNLEC; this is translated from the coding sequence ATGCGCGTGATTCACACCCTGGCCGAGCTGCGTGCAGCCCTGGCCGATCAACCTCGCCCGGTGTTCGTGCCCACCATGGGCAACCTGCACGCTGGCCACCTGTCGCTGGTGCGTGAAGCCCGGCGCCACGGTGGCCCGGTGGTGGTGAGCATCTTCGTCAACCGGTTGCAATTCCTGCCGCACGAAGACTTCGACCAATACCCCCGCACCCTGGAGCGCGATTGCGCCCTGCTCGAACCCGAAGGCTGCGACATCGTTTTCGCCCCGTCCGAGCGCGAGCTGTACCCGCAGCCGCAAAGCTACAAAGTTGCCCCGCCGCCCGCGCTGGCCGATTTGCTCGAAGGCCACTTCCGCCCTGGTTTCTTCACCGGCGTGTGTACGGTGGTGATGAAACTGTTCCAGTGCGTCCAGCCCTCGGTGGCGGTGTTCGGGCAGAAGGATTACCAGCAGCTCCAAGTCATCCAAGGCATGGTCGAGCAATTCGCCATGCCGATCCGCGTGGTGGGCGCCCCGACGGTGCGGGCGGAAGACGGCCTGGCACTGTCCTCGCGCAACGGCTACCTCGGTGCGCAAGAACGCGAGGAGGCCATCGCCCTGTCCACCGCGCTGCGCGAGCTGGCCCATGGAGCCCGCGATGTCACCCAATCCTTGGCCGAGCTGGAAGCTGCGGCCGATCAGGCGCTGCGCTCGCGTGGCTGGGCGCCTGATTACCTCACCCTGCGCCGCCGCAGCGATCTGCTGCCGCCGACCGACGCCCAGCGCGTCGCCGGCGAACCCTTGGTGGCCCTGGGCGCCGCTCGGCTGGGGGCAACCCGGCTGATCGACAACCTCGAGTGCTGA
- the panB gene encoding 3-methyl-2-oxobutanoate hydroxymethyltransferase — MSVHFVEASATATQRGLLSLPKLREMARRGEKIAMLTAYDATFARVLDDAGVDVLLVGDSLGNVMQGQTSTLPVTLEHMAYHTRCVAAGKRSAWLITDLPFGSYEASPQQAFESAVALMRAGAQMVKLEGGGAMAETVRFLTERGIPVCAHLGLTPQRVHALGGFRVQGRDDAAAAALRNDAAALSAAGAAMLVLELVPSSLAAEITHAHPELMTIGIGAGAQCSGQVLVLHDMLGITTGKRPRFVRDFTREPGSSADAPGLSIAQAAARYVADVKAGTFPDESLHGY; from the coding sequence ATGAGCGTCCATTTTGTTGAAGCCTCCGCCACCGCCACCCAGCGGGGCCTGCTGAGCCTGCCCAAGCTGCGCGAGATGGCGCGGCGCGGCGAGAAGATCGCCATGCTCACCGCCTATGACGCCACCTTCGCCCGCGTCCTCGACGATGCGGGGGTGGATGTGCTATTGGTCGGGGATTCGCTGGGCAATGTCATGCAAGGCCAAACCAGCACCCTGCCGGTGACGCTGGAGCACATGGCCTATCACACCCGCTGCGTGGCCGCTGGCAAGCGCAGTGCGTGGCTGATCACCGATCTGCCCTTTGGCAGCTACGAGGCCAGCCCGCAGCAAGCGTTCGAATCGGCGGTGGCGCTGATGCGCGCCGGGGCGCAAATGGTCAAGCTCGAAGGCGGTGGCGCCATGGCCGAGACGGTGCGCTTTCTGACCGAACGCGGCATCCCCGTGTGCGCCCACCTCGGACTGACACCGCAGCGGGTTCACGCCCTGGGCGGCTTCCGCGTCCAAGGCCGAGATGATGCCGCCGCTGCCGCACTGCGCAACGATGCGGCGGCCCTGTCCGCTGCCGGTGCGGCCATGTTGGTGCTGGAGTTGGTGCCCTCGTCTTTGGCTGCGGAAATCACCCACGCTCACCCGGAGTTGATGACCATCGGCATCGGCGCCGGGGCGCAATGCAGCGGCCAGGTGCTGGTGCTGCACGACATGCTGGGCATCACCACTGGCAAGCGCCCGCGTTTTGTGCGGGACTTCACCCGTGAGCCAGGTTCGTCAGCCGATGCGCCCGGACTGTCCATCGCCCAAGCAGCGGCGCGCTACGTGGCGGACGTCAAGGCTGGCACCTTCCCAGACGAGTCTCTGCACGGTTACTGA
- the bioB gene encoding biotin synthase BioB, whose translation MTDTACATAPIQFHKPLAPIATPDTRWAVADIEALFELPLPELLYRAQVAHREHFNPAEVELATLVSIKTGGCPEDCGYCPQSVHYDTGVEASKMMEVGAVREAALAAREAGATRFCMGAAWRAPKDRDIEKVSTLIREVKSLGLEACCTLGMLTDTQAVQLKEAGLDYYNHNLDTAPETYGKIISTRDYQDRLDTLERVRRTGMSVCSGGIIGMGESRAERAGLIGQLANMDPYPDSVPINELVQVEGTPLHGTDKLDPFEFVRTIAVARITMPKARVRLSAGRQTMPEGVQALCFLAGANSIFYGDKLLTTGNPDVERDRALLKRLGLKPRHVLGG comes from the coding sequence ATGACCGATACCGCCTGCGCCACCGCGCCGATTCAGTTCCACAAACCCCTGGCGCCCATCGCCACGCCCGACACCCGCTGGGCCGTGGCCGACATCGAAGCCCTGTTCGAACTGCCCCTGCCTGAACTGCTGTACCGCGCCCAGGTGGCGCACCGCGAGCATTTCAACCCCGCTGAGGTGGAGCTGGCCACGCTGGTGTCGATCAAAACCGGTGGCTGCCCGGAAGATTGCGGCTACTGCCCGCAGTCGGTGCATTACGACACCGGCGTGGAAGCCAGCAAGATGATGGAAGTCGGGGCCGTGCGCGAAGCCGCTTTGGCCGCCCGGGAAGCCGGGGCCACGCGCTTTTGCATGGGGGCCGCCTGGCGGGCGCCCAAGGATCGGGACATCGAAAAGGTCAGCACCCTGATCCGCGAGGTCAAATCCCTGGGCCTGGAAGCCTGCTGCACCCTGGGCATGCTCACCGACACCCAAGCCGTTCAGCTCAAAGAAGCCGGCCTGGATTACTACAACCACAACCTCGACACCGCCCCAGAAACCTACGGCAAGATCATCTCCACGCGGGACTATCAGGATCGCCTCGACACCCTGGAGCGTGTGCGCCGCACCGGCATGTCGGTGTGCAGCGGCGGCATCATCGGCATGGGCGAAAGCCGGGCCGAGCGCGCCGGCCTGATCGGCCAACTGGCCAACATGGATCCGTACCCGGATTCCGTGCCCATCAACGAGCTGGTGCAAGTCGAAGGCACGCCGCTGCACGGCACCGACAAACTCGACCCCTTCGAGTTCGTGCGCACCATCGCCGTGGCCCGCATCACCATGCCCAAGGCGCGGGTGCGGCTGTCGGCGGGGCGTCAAACCATGCCGGAGGGCGTGCAGGCGCTGTGTTTCCTGGCCGGTGCCAACTCCATCTTCTACGGCGACAAACTGCTGACCACCGGCAACCCCGATGTGGAACGCGACCGCGCCTTGCTCAAGCGGCTGGGTCTCAAGCCGCGTCACGTTCTCGGCGGCTGA
- a CDS encoding protein-methionine-sulfoxide reductase heme-binding subunit MsrQ, translating into MNRWLLHPWAKPLLWLLLAAPLAWLTWAAWQDQLGANPAEALLRSLGDWTLRMLCLTLAISPLRDWTGASGWLRLRRNLGVATFIYATLHWLAYAWFDQGLDLPALWADVTKRPFILVGTAAWLAMVPLAATSFNAAIRWLGGRAWKDLHKVTYALGPLALLHFFWMRAGKQDFLEVALYALVIGALLGWRRFKPQG; encoded by the coding sequence TTGAACCGCTGGTTGTTGCATCCGTGGGCCAAACCCCTGCTGTGGCTGCTGTTGGCCGCCCCCTTGGCGTGGTTGACCTGGGCGGCTTGGCAGGATCAACTGGGCGCCAACCCAGCCGAAGCCCTGCTGCGCAGTTTGGGCGATTGGACGCTGCGCATGCTGTGCCTGACCCTGGCCATCAGCCCGCTGCGTGATTGGACGGGCGCCAGCGGTTGGTTACGCCTGCGCCGCAACCTGGGGGTGGCGACGTTCATTTACGCCACCTTGCACTGGCTGGCCTATGCGTGGTTCGACCAAGGTTTGGATCTGCCGGCGCTGTGGGCGGATGTGACGAAACGCCCGTTCATCTTGGTTGGCACCGCCGCGTGGTTGGCGATGGTGCCGCTGGCCGCCACCTCGTTCAATGCCGCGATCCGCTGGTTGGGTGGCCGGGCGTGGAAGGATTTGCACAAAGTCACCTACGCCCTGGGCCCGCTGGCGCTGCTGCATTTTTTCTGGATGCGCGCAGGCAAGCAGGACTTTTTGGAGGTGGCCCTTTACGCCCTCGTCATCGGGGCGTTGTTGGGCTGGCGGCGCTTCAAGCCTCAGGGATGA
- a CDS encoding Rne/Rng family ribonuclease: MKRMLINATQPEERRLAIVDGQKLLDFETEIEGREQRKGNIYKAVVTRVEPSLEACFVDYGEDRHGFLPFKEISKQYFKEGVSVREARIQDVISHGQELLVQVEKEERGNKGAALTTFISLAGRYLVLMPNNPRGGGVSRRIEGEQREELKENLDQLEYPKGMSLIARTAGIGRTAAELQWDLNYLLKLWDAIDGASKAGKGAFLIYQESSLVIRAIRDYFTADIGEILIDTDDIYDQAQQFMNHVMPDSANRVKRYRDAAPLFSRFQIEHQIETAFSRTVNLPSGGAIVIDHTEALVAVDVNSARATRGGDIEETALRTNLEAADEIARQCRLRDLGGLIVVDFIDMEESKNRREVEQRLKDALRYDRARVQFSSISKFGLLELSRQRLRPALSEGSHITCPRCNGTGHIRDTESSALQILRIIQEEALKENTAAVHVQVPVEVTSFLLNEKRTEITKIELKQRTTVLLVPNKHLETPNYKLERLRHDDPRLENLQASYTMIEEPEEEVSISRREKSKPKQEPIIKGVLPDQPAPVVPPPPPPAPAPVPVAPPPAPTPAPAAEPPASGGGLLGWLKRLFGLTPPPAPVAAPVAPAAGVAPAPAPVAPAPEAPRSGERSNRYNGNRRNERGERSGERTNGERTERAPREGRDTRSNVPAGTPANAAGTAPTRSERNDRNERREGREGRDNGSRRDGRDNRRERFEEPQDAALTAPLVDASDKTIERQERQERQERRLRQQERDMAALTPETPAVVAAESSDAAPGAALNGPITDAVDGADSGEGRRRRRRRSGRRDEAGAEGQEGADALNPAEGTEPAVADAAPIATPVETPAVETSATESNAPAGEDGEAAESREGGRRRRRPRRGERRDEETGEGVAETAASEDRSDGVVEATVAATEPVAAPVAPVEVPVDAVVTATPDVAPAPVAAAPAEPAGPYVLPVVELTQLAEAVGLVWVNSDADKIRAAQEAIAAEPPPVRVPRERKPVVIIDEGPLVLVETRKDLSQVALPFDPPASAG, translated from the coding sequence ATGAAACGCATGCTGATCAACGCGACGCAGCCCGAAGAACGGCGCCTCGCCATCGTTGACGGACAAAAGCTGCTCGATTTCGAAACCGAAATCGAGGGCCGCGAACAACGCAAAGGCAACATCTACAAGGCCGTTGTCACCCGGGTGGAACCGTCGCTGGAGGCGTGTTTCGTCGATTACGGCGAGGATCGCCACGGCTTCCTGCCGTTCAAAGAAATCTCCAAGCAGTATTTCAAGGAAGGCGTCTCGGTGCGCGAGGCGCGCATCCAAGACGTGATCTCCCACGGCCAAGAGCTGTTGGTGCAGGTCGAAAAAGAAGAGCGCGGCAACAAGGGTGCGGCGCTGACCACCTTCATCAGCTTGGCTGGACGCTATCTGGTGTTGATGCCCAACAACCCGCGTGGCGGTGGCGTCAGCCGCCGCATCGAGGGCGAGCAGCGCGAAGAGCTGAAGGAAAACCTCGATCAGCTCGAATACCCCAAGGGCATGAGTTTGATTGCCCGCACCGCCGGCATTGGCCGCACCGCTGCCGAGCTGCAATGGGACTTGAACTACCTGCTCAAGCTCTGGGACGCCATCGACGGCGCCAGCAAAGCGGGCAAGGGCGCGTTCCTGATTTACCAAGAATCGTCGCTGGTGATCCGTGCGATTCGGGACTATTTCACCGCCGACATCGGCGAAATCCTGATCGACACGGACGACATCTACGATCAGGCCCAACAATTCATGAATCACGTGATGCCGGATTCGGCCAATCGCGTGAAGCGCTACCGCGACGCGGCCCCGCTGTTCAGCCGGTTCCAGATTGAGCACCAGATCGAAACCGCGTTCAGCCGCACGGTGAATTTGCCTTCGGGTGGCGCCATCGTCATCGACCACACCGAAGCGCTGGTGGCGGTGGATGTGAACTCGGCCCGCGCCACGCGTGGCGGGGACATCGAAGAAACCGCGTTGCGCACCAACCTCGAAGCCGCCGACGAAATCGCCCGCCAGTGCCGTTTGCGCGACCTGGGCGGCCTGATCGTGGTGGACTTCATCGACATGGAAGAGTCGAAGAACCGCCGCGAAGTCGAACAGCGCCTGAAGGACGCACTGCGCTACGACCGCGCACGCGTGCAGTTCAGCAGCATCAGCAAATTCGGCTTGCTGGAGTTGAGCCGCCAGCGCCTGCGCCCGGCCTTGAGCGAAGGCAGCCACATCACCTGCCCGCGCTGCAACGGCACCGGCCACATCCGCGACACAGAATCGTCGGCGCTGCAAATCCTGCGCATCATCCAAGAAGAAGCGCTGAAGGAAAACACCGCCGCTGTGCATGTGCAAGTGCCGGTGGAAGTGACCTCGTTCTTGCTGAACGAGAAGCGCACCGAAATCACCAAGATCGAGCTGAAGCAGCGCACCACCGTGCTGCTGGTGCCGAACAAGCACCTGGAGACGCCCAACTACAAGCTGGAGCGCCTGCGCCACGACGATCCGCGCTTGGAAAACCTGCAAGCCAGCTACACCATGATCGAGGAGCCTGAAGAGGAAGTCTCGATCTCGCGGCGCGAAAAGAGCAAGCCCAAGCAAGAGCCAATCATCAAGGGCGTGTTGCCGGATCAGCCCGCACCCGTGGTGCCGCCGCCGCCCCCGCCAGCTCCCGCACCGGTGCCGGTGGCCCCGCCGCCTGCGCCCACGCCGGCCCCGGCGGCTGAGCCCCCGGCTTCGGGTGGTGGTTTGCTGGGTTGGCTCAAGCGCTTGTTTGGTTTGACGCCGCCGCCCGCACCTGTCGCAGCGCCGGTGGCACCGGCGGCTGGGGTTGCCCCTGCGCCCGCACCCGTGGCCCCTGCGCCTGAAGCGCCGCGTTCGGGTGAGCGTTCCAACCGCTACAACGGCAACCGTCGCAACGAGCGCGGTGAGCGCTCGGGTGAGCGCACCAACGGTGAACGCACCGAACGTGCCCCGCGTGAAGGGCGGGACACCCGTTCGAACGTGCCTGCCGGCACCCCGGCCAACGCTGCGGGCACGGCGCCGACACGCAGCGAGCGGAACGATCGGAACGAGCGCCGCGAAGGGCGTGAAGGCCGTGACAACGGCAGCCGCCGCGATGGCCGCGACAACCGCCGCGAACGCTTCGAGGAGCCGCAAGACGCCGCGCTGACCGCGCCGTTGGTGGACGCCAGCGACAAGACGATCGAGCGCCAAGAACGCCAGGAGCGGCAGGAACGCCGTCTGCGCCAGCAAGAGCGTGACATGGCCGCGTTGACGCCCGAGACCCCGGCGGTCGTGGCGGCGGAAAGCAGCGATGCCGCACCGGGTGCCGCGCTCAATGGGCCGATCACCGATGCGGTGGACGGGGCGGACAGCGGTGAAGGCCGTCGTCGTCGCCGTCGTCGCAGCGGTCGCCGTGATGAGGCGGGAGCCGAGGGCCAGGAAGGCGCCGACGCGCTGAATCCAGCAGAGGGCACCGAGCCTGCCGTCGCCGATGCGGCACCGATCGCTACCCCGGTGGAAACGCCGGCGGTTGAAACCAGCGCCACCGAGTCCAACGCCCCAGCCGGTGAGGACGGCGAAGCTGCGGAATCCCGCGAAGGCGGTCGCCGCCGTCGTCGTCCGCGCCGTGGTGAGCGTCGTGACGAGGAAACGGGGGAAGGCGTGGCCGAAACCGCTGCGTCCGAAGACCGTTCCGACGGGGTGGTCGAAGCTACCGTTGCGGCCACCGAGCCCGTCGCGGCACCGGTGGCCCCGGTTGAGGTGCCGGTGGACGCGGTGGTCACGGCCACGCCGGACGTGGCGCCCGCGCCCGTTGCAGCAGCCCCAGCCGAGCCCGCAGGCCCCTACGTGCTGCCGGTGGTCGAGCTCACCCAGTTGGCCGAAGCCGTTGGCTTGGTGTGGGTGAACTCGGATGCGGACAAGATCCGCGCCGCCCAAGAAGCCATTGCCGCCGAGCCTCCGCCCGTGCGAGTGCCGCGTGAGCGCAAGCCCGTGGTGATCATCGACGAAGGCCCGCTGGTGCTGGTCGAAACGCGCAAGGATCTGAGCCAAGTCGCCTTGCCGTTCGACCCGCCGGCTTCAGCCGGGTAA
- a CDS encoding S49 family peptidase: protein MTSDSQSPPPPPVAEPSPAPVAPPSSPLLSLSQRLDGLETLLRDVSVELLRERRIERRWRRLLSLAWFGLVLAVAWATFSQSGIHPSSPTTPHTALVEVRGELAMDTEASAENLTASIRSAFEDESAKAVVLRMNSPGGSPVQAGMINDEILRLKALHKKKLYVVVEEMCASGAYYIAAAADAIYVDKASIVGSIGVRMDGFGFTGLMDKLGVERRLLTAGENKGMLDPFLPASEKQTALAKTMLNQIHQQFIKVVREGRGSRLKETPETFSGLFWTGEEAVRMGLADGLANLDYVAREIVKADNIVDYTPQEDVASRLAKRFGASIGAGAVQTLRNLSPVR, encoded by the coding sequence ATGACATCCGACTCCCAATCTCCCCCGCCGCCCCCCGTGGCTGAACCGAGCCCAGCGCCTGTGGCCCCTCCGTCCTCGCCCTTGCTCAGCCTGAGCCAGCGGCTCGATGGGCTGGAGACGCTGCTGCGCGATGTGTCCGTGGAGCTGCTGCGCGAACGCCGCATCGAACGCCGCTGGCGCCGCTTGCTCAGCTTGGCTTGGTTCGGTTTGGTGTTGGCCGTGGCCTGGGCCACGTTCAGCCAAAGTGGCATTCACCCCAGCTCGCCCACCACTCCCCACACAGCTTTGGTCGAAGTGCGTGGCGAACTGGCGATGGACACCGAAGCCAGCGCCGAAAACCTCACCGCCTCGATTCGCAGCGCTTTTGAGGACGAGAGTGCCAAAGCCGTGGTGTTGCGCATGAACTCGCCCGGTGGCAGCCCCGTGCAGGCGGGGATGATCAACGACGAAATCTTGCGCCTCAAAGCTCTGCACAAGAAGAAGCTGTACGTGGTCGTCGAAGAGATGTGCGCCTCGGGGGCTTACTACATCGCAGCGGCAGCCGACGCGATTTATGTCGATAAGGCCAGCATCGTTGGCTCCATCGGCGTGCGCATGGATGGTTTTGGTTTCACCGGTTTGATGGACAAACTCGGCGTCGAACGCCGCTTGCTGACCGCCGGTGAGAACAAGGGCATGCTTGACCCCTTCCTGCCCGCCAGCGAGAAACAAACCGCGCTGGCCAAAACCATGCTCAACCAAATCCACCAGCAATTCATCAAGGTGGTGCGCGAAGGCCGGGGCAGCCGCCTGAAGGAAACCCCGGAAACCTTCTCCGGCCTGTTCTGGACAGGCGAAGAAGCCGTGCGCATGGGCTTGGCCGACGGTTTGGCCAACCTCGACTATGTGGCCCGTGAGATTGTCAAGGCCGACAACATCGTCGATTACACCCCGCAAGAGGATGTGGCCTCGCGCTTGGCCAAGCGTTTCGGTGCCTCCATCGGTGCGGGGGCCGTACAAACGCTGCGCAACCTGTCGCCCGTGCGCTGA
- a CDS encoding HAD family hydrolase, with product MSVRPRRFDLIAFDWDGTLFDSTAFIVHSIQRACRDLGVPVPSDEQAAYVIGLSLHDALKHAVPGLPAERYHDLVQAYRRHYFAAQHEVSLFKGTLEMLHALRERQHILTVATGKSRRGLDEALTSTELHGLFDASRTAEETFSKPHPRMLLELMAEFGVEPERTLMIGDTTHDLQLAANAGTPAVAVSYGAHPSDALQTHAPLFIARSVPELHDWLRQHG from the coding sequence ATGAGCGTTCGCCCCCGCCGTTTTGATTTGATCGCCTTCGACTGGGATGGCACCCTGTTCGACTCCACCGCCTTCATCGTCCACAGCATCCAGCGCGCCTGCCGCGACCTGGGCGTGCCGGTGCCGAGCGACGAACAAGCCGCCTACGTCATCGGCCTGAGCCTGCACGATGCCCTGAAACACGCCGTGCCCGGCCTGCCCGCCGAGCGTTATCACGACTTGGTGCAGGCGTATCGCCGCCACTACTTCGCGGCGCAGCACGAGGTCAGCTTGTTCAAAGGCACGCTGGAGATGCTGCACGCGCTGCGCGAACGCCAGCACATCCTGACCGTCGCCACTGGCAAGAGCCGCCGGGGTTTGGACGAAGCCCTCACCAGCACCGAACTGCACGGCCTGTTCGACGCCAGCCGCACGGCCGAAGAAACCTTTTCCAAGCCGCACCCGCGCATGTTGTTGGAGTTGATGGCCGAATTCGGCGTCGAGCCCGAACGCACGCTGATGATTGGCGACACCACCCACGATTTGCAACTGGCCGCCAACGCCGGCACGCCCGCCGTGGCGGTGAGTTATGGCGCCCATCCTTCCGACGCGCTGCAAACCCATGCCCCCTTGTTCATCGCCCGATCCGTGCCTGAGCTGCACGACTGGCTGCGCCAACACGGTTGA
- a CDS encoding RluA family pseudouridine synthase, translated as MKPKTPAATPTASTAQVRHAVVDEGSAGQRLDNFLLRELKGVPKTHVYRIIRAGEVRVNKGRASADTRLNLGDEVRIPPVRLPERSSEAALASAAAAVPAREFPVLFEDDHLLVVNKPAGVAVHGGSGVSYGVIEQLRRARPQAKFLELVHRLDKETSGLLLVAKKRSALTALQDQFRQRETGKTYAALVIGAWPRNKKVVDVALHKYLTADGERRVRAVADDADEGRRSISLVHVVQQGTLGAHTLSLLDVTIKTGRTHQIRVHLAHEGHPIVGDEKYGDFGFNKTLAAGRGVAGVRFERMFLHARRLAFDHPATGQRIELLAPLPPECETLLSRLSLPATLT; from the coding sequence GTGAAACCCAAAACCCCAGCCGCCACCCCCACGGCCAGCACCGCGCAGGTGCGTCATGCCGTGGTGGACGAAGGCAGCGCCGGCCAGCGGTTGGACAATTTTTTGCTGAGGGAACTCAAGGGCGTGCCCAAAACGCACGTCTACCGCATCATCCGGGCCGGCGAGGTGCGGGTGAACAAGGGCCGCGCCAGCGCCGACACCCGCCTCAACTTGGGCGACGAAGTTCGCATTCCACCCGTGCGCCTGCCTGAACGCAGCAGCGAGGCCGCCCTCGCCAGCGCCGCCGCAGCGGTGCCCGCACGCGAATTCCCGGTGCTGTTCGAAGACGACCACCTGTTGGTGGTGAACAAACCCGCTGGCGTGGCGGTTCATGGCGGTTCGGGCGTGAGCTACGGTGTGATCGAACAACTGCGTCGCGCTCGCCCACAAGCCAAGTTCTTGGAGCTGGTGCATAGGCTGGACAAGGAAACCTCCGGCTTGCTGCTGGTGGCGAAAAAACGCAGCGCCCTCACCGCGCTGCAAGACCAATTCCGCCAGCGCGAAACGGGCAAAACCTACGCCGCTTTGGTCATCGGTGCCTGGCCGCGCAACAAAAAAGTGGTGGACGTGGCGCTGCACAAGTACCTCACCGCCGACGGTGAGCGCCGCGTGCGCGCCGTGGCCGACGATGCCGATGAGGGTCGGCGTTCGATCTCGCTGGTGCATGTCGTGCAGCAGGGGACGTTGGGGGCGCACACGCTGTCGTTGTTGGATGTGACGATCAAGACGGGGCGCACGCACCAAATCCGCGTCCACCTGGCACACGAGGGCCACCCCATCGTCGGCGATGAAAAATACGGCGATTTCGGCTTCAACAAAACCCTGGCGGCTGGCCGGGGCGTGGCCGGTGTGCGCTTCGAACGCATGTTTTTGCACGCCCGGCGCTTGGCTTTTGACCACCCGGCCACCGGCCAGCGCATCGAACTGCTGGCCCCGCTGCCACCGGAATGCGAGACACTCCTGTCCCGGCTCTCTCTGCCGGCCACCCTCACCTGA
- a CDS encoding Rieske (2Fe-2S) protein: MQPVPPSAIDTPPQRLCASADLIERGRAHGFDLTWNGQTVPAFALRFEGRVVAYLNRCAHVPVEMDWQPGQFLDQDGRWIVCAIHGAAYEPADGHCVAGPCAGRRLQAVRVMEHDGSVFWWPQAPLARPTRSESPSATRPVPTCVAPPPEALP, encoded by the coding sequence ATGCAACCCGTGCCCCCCAGCGCCATCGACACCCCACCCCAGCGCTTGTGCGCCAGCGCCGATTTGATCGAGCGTGGCCGCGCCCATGGGTTCGATCTGACATGGAACGGCCAAACCGTCCCCGCATTTGCGTTGCGCTTTGAGGGCCGCGTCGTGGCCTATCTGAACCGCTGCGCCCACGTGCCCGTCGAAATGGACTGGCAACCCGGCCAGTTCTTGGATCAAGATGGCCGCTGGATTGTGTGTGCCATCCACGGCGCGGCCTACGAACCCGCCGATGGTCACTGCGTTGCCGGGCCTTGCGCTGGGCGGCGGTTGCAGGCGGTGCGTGTCATGGAACACGACGGTTCCGTGTTCTGGTGGCCCCAAGCCCCGCTGGCAAGGCCGACTCGGTCAGAATCCCCCTCCGCGACGCGTCCTGTGCCGACGTGCGTGGCGCCCCCTCCCGAAGCTCTGCCATGA
- the panD gene encoding aspartate 1-decarboxylase, whose translation MFRTLLKSKIHRATVTHCELHYEGSCGIDEDLLEASNIRPNEQVHIWNVNNGERFITYAIKSPRGSGVISLNGSAARRASVGDLVIIAAFGLVPEDKLDACEPKLVFPDEHNRIREVCSEIAGPQAGVDDVLPLIPEA comes from the coding sequence ATGTTTCGCACCCTCCTGAAGTCCAAAATCCACCGTGCCACCGTCACCCACTGCGAGCTGCATTACGAAGGCTCCTGTGGGATCGATGAGGATTTGCTCGAAGCCTCCAACATCCGCCCCAACGAGCAGGTTCACATCTGGAACGTGAACAACGGCGAACGGTTCATCACCTATGCCATCAAGTCGCCGCGTGGCAGTGGGGTGATTTCGCTCAACGGCTCGGCGGCCCGCCGCGCCAGCGTGGGCGATTTGGTGATCATCGCCGCCTTCGGCCTGGTGCCCGAGGACAAGCTGGATGCGTGCGAACCCAAGCTGGTTTTCCCCGACGAGCACAACCGCATCCGCGAAGTGTGCAGCGAGATCGCCGGCCCACAAGCCGGCGTGGACGACGTGCTGCCCCTCATCCCTGAGGCTTGA